The Edaphobacter bradus genome contains a region encoding:
- a CDS encoding universal stress protein encodes MTPVSGRINSSIHDEGLHLATSDIHFKRILVGIDFSKQAALALKTAIAIGEIFGSQIFLVNAVSLFAYGTGQEPIRPEMISAEIDGAMEEMKQIVASEPRPYGLQLTTTVAYAGAVDLIEQVASEEKVDLIVLGSHGSSGLERLVLGSVAETVLRKAACPVLVVGPNCHAEQHPFRSILFATNLETTGLRAAQYASALSEHVHGRLTLLHVIENQTNVPNVESGLIENRLKQELRSLLPSDVGLFCEPKVRLEYGSPSELIPVVAESESASLIVVGLRNQSALSDHSPWSTLSHVIREAKCGVLGVRSHLL; translated from the coding sequence ATCTCGCCACGAGCGACATTCACTTCAAGCGGATCCTGGTTGGAATTGACTTCTCTAAGCAAGCCGCCCTGGCATTGAAGACCGCCATCGCGATCGGCGAGATCTTCGGCTCCCAAATCTTCCTCGTCAATGCAGTGTCACTTTTTGCGTATGGAACGGGGCAGGAGCCGATACGACCGGAGATGATCAGTGCAGAGATTGATGGCGCGATGGAGGAGATGAAGCAGATTGTCGCTAGCGAGCCGCGACCATATGGGCTTCAATTGACGACGACCGTCGCCTACGCTGGTGCAGTCGATCTCATTGAACAGGTCGCAAGCGAGGAGAAGGTCGACCTGATCGTCTTAGGGTCGCATGGTTCGAGCGGTCTCGAACGGCTGGTGCTGGGATCCGTAGCGGAGACCGTGTTGCGCAAGGCGGCGTGCCCTGTCCTTGTTGTAGGGCCAAACTGTCATGCCGAACAACATCCATTCCGGTCGATCCTGTTCGCCACCAACCTCGAAACCACAGGACTGCGCGCGGCGCAGTACGCTTCAGCTCTCTCGGAACACGTCCACGGTCGTCTCACGCTGCTGCACGTGATTGAAAACCAGACAAATGTTCCGAACGTAGAGTCTGGGCTCATTGAGAACCGCCTCAAGCAGGAGCTTCGGAGCCTTCTTCCCTCCGATGTGGGACTCTTCTGTGAACCCAAAGTCCGTCTTGAGTATGGCTCGCCGTCTGAACTAATCCCGGTCGTCGCTGAGTCGGAATCTGCGAGCTTGATCGTAGTTGGTTTACGAAATCAATCAGCCTTGTCCGACCACTCACCCTGGTCAACCCTTTCTCACGTCATCAGGGAGGCGAAGTGCGGCGTACTCGGGGTTCGCAGTCATTTGCTCTGA